The stretch of DNA CTCATCATCGGCGGGCAGGGGCGCTTCGGTGGGGTCGGCCTGCTCCAATGCATTGCCAAACGAGACTTCATGGTAGGGATGTTCGCCCTGCTCGGTGGGCATTGGCGCGTCGGGGGCCGGATGCCGGATGGTGATCTGCGGTGCGGGGGCGTCGGGCGTGGGCTGCTCTGGGTTGGTCATGGCTACAGTGTGCGCGGAATGGGTGTGGGGTGGGTCAGGCGGGATTAGAGACTGTCTAAGGGTCTAGGATCTGAGGGTCTAAGAAGGGCAATCGCTGACGCTCTTATCAGTAATCGCCCTCAGCTGAACAGCAATCTTGCCGCTACCAGCAGCACGATTCCGCCATACATCCATTTCACGAAGGCGCTGCCCCGGAGCATGGCCATACGTGCGCCCAGAAAAGCTCCAGCGGCGTTGGCTACGCCCATCGGCAGGCCGATCCACCAGACCATGTGGCCGCCGATCAGGAAAAACAGGAACGCGCCGAGGTTCGTGGCAAAGTTGATGGTGCGGGCGTTGCCGCTGGCCCGCACCAGATTGAAGCCGACGAGAGCGAACAGGAACATCAGGAAGGTGCCTGTACCGGGGCCGAGGAAGCCGTCGTACAGGCCGATGATCAGCGCACCGGGCAGAGTGAGGGCCAGCGTGCGGGTGGTGAGGCCCGGATAGCGGTCTTCCAGGCCAAAACGTTTGTTGACCAACACCAGCGCCCCAACGGCCAAAATAACCACGCCGACGAGCGTGCGGAAGGTGTTGGGATCAAC from Deinococcus sp. QL22 encodes:
- a CDS encoding TSUP family transporter, coding for MPELFTPGPEVLLYGLPLAFLAGFIDAVAGGGGTITLPTLFFMGLSPAQAVATNKLLAIFGSGSATVQYWRKGHVDRALVLRLIPLALIGSGLGAFLVRFVDPNTFRTLVGVVILAVGALVLVNKRFGLEDRYPGLTTRTLALTLPGALIIGLYDGFLGPGTGTFLMFLFALVGFNLVRASGNARTINFATNLGAFLFFLIGGHMVWWIGLPMGVANAAGAFLGARMAMLRGSAFVKWMYGGIVLLVAARLLFS